From one Melioribacteraceae bacterium genomic stretch:
- a CDS encoding THUMP domain-containing protein, which produces MYNYQKSNRYFAQVADDIKDITADELESLGATGIKEAYKGVYFNASQSNLYKINLYSSLINRILAPLYSFDCHSENYLYKTAYDIEWEKLFSSDETFAVFASTINSNINHSKFAALKLKDAIVDRFRNTQGKRPNVDTRNPDVWFNLFIENNHAVISLDTSGGSLHRRGYRKESVEAPMIETLAASLLKISGWNGTTDLYDPFCGSGTILCEAYLHVTNTPTSINRKKFGFEKLPDFNSKLWKEVKAEALDNIKEIRDGLISGSDVSKEAIKAAQINCNEIDKSGRISLRQTNLFDIKELNNKTIICNPPFGIRLKHNQDLSDFYKQFGDFLKQKCKGSTAYIYFGDREYIKKIGLRTAMKRPLQNGGLDGRLAKFELY; this is translated from the coding sequence ATGTACAACTACCAAAAATCAAATAGATACTTTGCACAAGTTGCCGATGATATAAAAGATATCACCGCGGATGAATTGGAAAGCTTAGGCGCTACAGGAATTAAAGAAGCATACAAGGGCGTTTATTTTAACGCCTCTCAAAGCAATCTTTATAAAATTAATTTGTACTCGAGTCTGATTAATAGAATTCTCGCACCACTTTATTCATTCGATTGCCATTCCGAAAACTATTTATATAAAACAGCATATGATATTGAATGGGAGAAACTCTTTTCGTCCGATGAAACATTTGCAGTTTTCGCCTCGACAATAAATAGCAATATCAATCACTCTAAATTTGCGGCTTTAAAATTAAAGGATGCAATTGTTGACCGATTCAGAAATACTCAAGGTAAACGACCGAACGTAGATACAAGAAATCCGGATGTTTGGTTTAATTTGTTTATAGAAAATAATCATGCTGTTATAAGTTTAGATACATCAGGTGGATCACTTCATAGAAGAGGTTATCGAAAAGAGTCAGTTGAAGCGCCAATGATTGAAACACTCGCAGCATCACTTTTAAAAATATCCGGTTGGAATGGTACGACAGATTTATATGATCCATTTTGCGGATCAGGAACTATTTTGTGTGAAGCTTATCTTCACGTAACAAATACTCCCACTTCAATTAATAGAAAGAAATTTGGTTTTGAAAAACTTCCCGACTTTAATTCAAAATTGTGGAAAGAAGTAAAAGCAGAAGCTCTAGATAATATAAAAGAAATAAGAGACGGATTAATTAGCGGAAGTGATGTTTCAAAAGAAGCGATCAAAGCCGCACAAATTAATTGTAATGAAATTGATAAGAGTGGTAGAATTAGCTTGCGTCAGACAAATCTGTTCGATATAAAGGAATTGAACAATAAAACAATAATTTGTAATCCACCATTTGGAATTAGATTGAAACACAATCAAGATCTATCCGATTTCTATAAACAATTCGGTGATTTTCTAAAACAGAAATGTAAAGGATCCACTGCTTATATTTATTTCGGTGATCGAGAATATATTAAGAAAATTGGATTGCGTACAGCAATGAAACGTCCGCTTCAAAATGGTGGTCTTGATGGAAGACTTGCGAAATTCGAATTGTATTAA
- a CDS encoding serine hydrolase, translating into MKLISKMIIIFFISTTLFAQIDFDKLDKYITKAAKDFKIEGLAIAVVKDSQIVFSKAYGYADIEKQIPLTTNSLFNIASCTKAFTAAIVAKQVDEGKLSWDDKVIEHIPYFQLSDIWITNQLNIVDILSHRSGLKTFAGDLLWYHTDYTSEEIIKRMRYIPIENEFRSQYGYQNNMFMIAGEIVSQSSGITWHEYLQNEIFNKLEMKNTKLSGSFLSEEDDIAFPHVNGSVYPIAEELPDPAGSIYSNVEEMGNWISMLLNGGKYNGEQVISGKVLNDMFTPRTIVRLARTMEKAGANFHTYGLGWFMFDYYGRKIIYHDGGMPGYIARTMLVPKENFGFVILTNGMNPLPLAISQQILDFAFGNPEADWAADYLERVKQRDERMKSFETEKEENRIEGTSPSLELAGYTGNYNDNSYGESSIELINDKLVLTLPAKDVFVSEMEHWHNDTFKIKFKDEYLPEGFVTFDFNSRGKVTAFKIDLPNPDFHFNDLYFEKID; encoded by the coding sequence ATGAAACTAATTAGTAAGATGATAATTATATTTTTTATAAGTACTACTCTATTTGCTCAAATCGATTTTGATAAACTTGACAAATATATAACCAAAGCCGCGAAGGATTTTAAAATTGAAGGGCTTGCAATTGCGGTTGTTAAAGATTCACAGATAGTTTTTTCTAAAGCCTATGGTTATGCTGATATCGAAAAGCAAATACCACTTACTACCAATAGTCTTTTCAACATAGCATCATGTACAAAAGCATTCACTGCCGCTATTGTTGCCAAACAAGTTGATGAAGGAAAGCTTAGTTGGGATGACAAAGTGATCGAACACATTCCATATTTTCAGCTTAGTGATATATGGATTACGAATCAACTTAATATAGTTGATATATTAAGTCATAGAAGCGGACTAAAAACTTTTGCCGGAGATCTGCTATGGTATCATACAGATTATACTTCGGAAGAAATCATCAAACGTATGAGATACATTCCTATAGAGAATGAATTTAGAAGTCAATATGGTTATCAGAATAATATGTTTATGATAGCCGGTGAAATAGTTAGTCAGTCTTCCGGAATCACTTGGCATGAATATCTGCAAAATGAAATTTTTAATAAACTCGAAATGAAAAACACCAAACTAAGTGGAAGCTTTTTAAGTGAAGAAGATGATATTGCTTTTCCTCATGTTAATGGTAGTGTGTATCCAATCGCAGAAGAACTTCCTGATCCGGCCGGTTCAATTTATTCGAATGTGGAGGAAATGGGCAATTGGATTTCTATGCTATTAAACGGAGGAAAATATAATGGTGAACAAGTCATAAGCGGCAAGGTATTAAATGATATGTTTACACCGCGTACCATTGTCAGACTCGCAAGAACTATGGAAAAAGCCGGGGCAAATTTTCACACATACGGTTTAGGCTGGTTTATGTTTGATTATTATGGCAGAAAAATTATTTATCACGATGGCGGAATGCCGGGATATATTGCACGAACAATGCTCGTTCCCAAAGAAAATTTTGGTTTTGTAATTTTAACAAACGGTATGAATCCTTTACCGCTGGCAATTAGTCAACAAATATTAGATTTTGCTTTCGGTAATCCAGAAGCAGATTGGGCTGCTGATTATTTAGAAAGAGTTAAGCAGCGTGATGAAAGAATGAAATCTTTTGAAACCGAAAAAGAAGAAAATAGAATTGAAGGAACATCTCCTTCGCTTGAACTTGCCGGTTATACGGGAAACTATAACGATAATTCTTATGGGGAGTCAAGTATTGAGTTAATTAATGACAAACTTGTTTTAACTCTACCTGCCAAAGATGTATTCGTAAGTGAAATGGAACATTGGCATAATGATACGTTTAAAATTAAATTCAAAGATGAATATTTACCTGAAGGTTTTGTAACATTCGATTTTAATTCAAGAGGAAAAGTCACAGCTTTCAAAATTGATTTACCAAATCCCGATTTTCATTTTAATGATTTGTATTTTGAAAAGATTGATTAA
- a CDS encoding OsmC family protein, which produces MAQKKAFIKQVQGLTFTGKTDSNHWITMDGPEEFGGSNAAIRPKELLLLSLGGCTGADVASILQKKRVKLEGFEMNLTADATEDYPQVFTKIHIEYVFYGNDIAEKDVEKAIELSQTKYCGVTAMLSKAMEITTSFRIEKSK; this is translated from the coding sequence ATGGCACAAAAGAAAGCATTCATTAAACAAGTACAAGGATTGACATTTACCGGCAAGACTGATTCTAATCATTGGATTACAATGGATGGTCCGGAAGAGTTTGGTGGAAGTAACGCGGCCATTAGACCAAAAGAATTGTTACTTTTAAGTCTCGGCGGATGTACCGGTGCAGATGTTGCTTCAATATTGCAAAAGAAGCGTGTTAAGTTAGAAGGTTTTGAAATGAACTTAACCGCGGATGCAACCGAAGATTATCCGCAAGTATTTACAAAAATTCATATCGAATATGTTTTTTACGGAAATGATATTGCAGAAAAAGATGTTGAAAAAGCAATTGAACTTTCACAAACAAAATATTGTGGTGTTACAGCGATGTTAAGCAAAGCAATGGAGATAACTACATCGTTTAGAATTGAAAAAAGTAAGTAG
- a CDS encoding DUF2203 domain-containing protein has translation MSIFNLLYNHKIMTTTATKYFTPEEAKRTLPLVKKIVKDILDTSFQISTIAEQMGPEAQENPEVQKLIGDLNYFIRELEEIGCYYKDWNFSIGLVDFPSFIGEEEVYLCWRSDEEDILYYHGINEGYAGRKRIPAIY, from the coding sequence TTGAGTATATTTAATTTGTTATATAATCATAAAATTATGACCACAACTGCCACAAAATATTTTACGCCGGAAGAAGCTAAACGTACTCTACCTTTAGTAAAAAAAATCGTTAAAGATATTCTGGACACAAGTTTTCAGATTAGTACTATCGCAGAACAAATGGGTCCCGAAGCACAAGAAAATCCCGAAGTACAAAAATTAATCGGCGATCTAAATTATTTTATTAGAGAGCTGGAAGAAATCGGTTGTTACTATAAAGATTGGAATTTTTCAATAGGGCTTGTTGATTTTCCTTCATTTATTGGAGAAGAAGAAGTCTATCTTTGCTGGCGAAGTGATGAAGAAGACATTTTATATTACCACGGAATAAATGAGGGATACGCCGGAAGAAAACGTATCCCCGCAATTTATTAA
- a CDS encoding MarR family transcriptional regulator, with translation MGAAKSYGKKNDLALNTWIKLARAHSVIAHLSDENIRGYNLTTPQFGVIEALGHLGPLRVGQLCNKMLVSGGNMTLVLDNLEKQQLIERTFSKEDRRAILIQLTQKGVKLFEKIFSDHADRIGEIFSILSIDEQKALGDLLKKLGKSLAKR, from the coding sequence ATGGGGGCAGCAAAAAGTTACGGTAAGAAAAATGATCTTGCCTTAAATACTTGGATTAAACTAGCAAGAGCACATTCCGTTATCGCTCATCTATCTGATGAAAACATACGGGGATATAATTTAACAACACCACAATTCGGAGTTATTGAAGCATTAGGTCATCTCGGACCTTTGAGAGTCGGACAACTTTGTAACAAAATGTTGGTTAGTGGCGGTAATATGACGCTGGTTTTAGATAATTTAGAGAAACAGCAATTAATCGAAAGAACATTTTCAAAAGAAGATAGACGCGCAATTCTGATTCAATTAACTCAAAAGGGAGTTAAATTGTTTGAAAAAATTTTTTCCGATCATGCAGACCGAATCGGGGAAATATTTTCCATATTATCGATTGATGAGCAAAAAGCACTCGGCGATTTATTAAAAAAACTTGGTAAATCTTTAGCGAAACGATAA
- a CDS encoding pirin family protein, translating into MIQLVKSNQRGKTHIDWLESYHSFSFGNYYDPENIQFGPIRVLNDDIIAPGAGFPTHPHNNMEIVTISLEGELAHKDSTGGKGVIRPGEVQRMTAGKGVYHSEFNNSDENPTHILQIWFIPDKPGYEPSYEQTKYNPNDAKNSLLKLVSKKNGDGIVTINQDADLYISHLDNTKELNYKIDEGRGVYLFQFAGELSVNNQSIANGDALKITDEQEISIKTRESSSFILFDVSLK; encoded by the coding sequence ATGATACAATTAGTTAAAAGTAACCAACGCGGTAAAACTCATATAGATTGGCTGGAAAGTTATCACAGTTTTTCATTCGGAAATTATTATGACCCGGAAAATATTCAATTTGGACCGATTAGAGTTCTTAACGATGATATTATCGCTCCGGGTGCCGGGTTTCCGACACACCCACATAATAACATGGAAATAGTAACAATTTCTCTTGAAGGTGAATTAGCGCATAAAGACAGCACCGGTGGTAAGGGTGTCATTCGTCCGGGTGAAGTTCAAAGAATGACCGCCGGAAAAGGAGTTTATCATTCCGAGTTTAATAATTCAGATGAAAATCCGACACATATTTTACAGATTTGGTTTATTCCGGATAAACCCGGTTATGAGCCTAGTTATGAACAGACAAAATATAATCCCAATGACGCAAAAAACTCATTATTGAAACTTGTAAGCAAGAAAAATGGCGATGGAATAGTAACAATTAATCAAGATGCTGATTTATACATCTCACATCTAGATAATACGAAAGAACTTAATTATAAAATCGATGAAGGCAGAGGAGTTTATCTCTTCCAATTTGCCGGAGAATTATCCGTCAACAATCAAAGTATTGCGAATGGAGATGCTCTTAAAATCACCGATGAACAAGAAATCTCTATCAAAACAAGAGAAAGTTCTTCTTTTATACTTTTTGATGTCTCATTAAAGTGA
- a CDS encoding TlpA disulfide reductase family protein, translating to MNIIKSVLLILLTTILFISCGPKFEGTFSTLPEKPQAADEITVMYDPAGTPLEGKENVDMIAYLYGVELDDAIGIEMQKEGKGFIGKFSSFPNTRGVIVKFVDRDNYETEDNNNKQGYLLNLYDENGKVIAGSKAGLAAGYYLWGRSAGLERDGEKSVSLFNEAFKENPEVKSEYLESYFNVLLRVRPDEVNNIISDELSQLEQKSELTENELGLLAKWYVRLQQNEKVEKYRAEIFNKYPDGEFVEDYSFAEFNFAPNEEEKLKVYESLKTKYPDSEKLSNISNDLVYSLARAGKFKEAYDFVISNLNKVHPFYYQYTVNKMIEAEADPKLALQFAEVGVKQAKLNLEEPYVEKNPSETIKEWENGRAYYLGLNQYRYGILLAANESKNEAEKVLAQAIENTDKLYGDQDLRNYYANLLVGLGENKKALDAISKFIEEGNGSSELQANLKTAYIADKGSEEGYDQFLSQFISAAETEMLNDLKSKMINDPAPAFTLKDLDGNTVSLSDYKGKTVLVDFWATWCGPCLSSFPGLKTAVQNYQDDESVVFLFVNTWERVDNKEENARNFVKESNYPFHVLLDLDNEVITQYKVDGIPIKFIIGPDQNIKFKSVGFSGNLDQMVKEIEMMIDLAKG from the coding sequence ATGAATATCATTAAATCAGTTTTACTTATTCTATTAACAACGATTCTATTTATTAGCTGCGGACCAAAGTTTGAAGGCACATTTTCAACATTGCCCGAAAAACCACAAGCTGCTGATGAAATTACAGTAATGTATGATCCAGCAGGAACACCGCTGGAAGGAAAAGAAAATGTTGATATGATTGCTTATCTCTACGGTGTAGAGCTTGATGATGCAATCGGTATTGAAATGCAGAAAGAAGGAAAAGGATTCATTGGAAAGTTTTCTTCCTTTCCAAATACGCGGGGTGTTATTGTAAAGTTTGTTGATCGCGATAACTATGAAACTGAAGATAATAACAACAAACAAGGTTATTTGCTTAACCTCTATGACGAAAACGGAAAGGTTATTGCAGGCTCTAAAGCAGGTTTGGCAGCCGGTTATTATTTGTGGGGAAGATCAGCAGGATTGGAAAGAGACGGAGAAAAATCTGTTTCTCTATTTAACGAAGCATTTAAAGAGAATCCCGAAGTTAAATCGGAATATCTCGAATCATATTTTAATGTACTTTTAAGAGTTAGACCGGACGAAGTTAACAACATAATTTCGGATGAGCTTTCACAACTTGAACAAAAATCGGAGTTAACAGAAAACGAATTAGGATTACTGGCTAAATGGTATGTAAGATTACAACAAAACGAAAAAGTTGAAAAATACAGAGCGGAAATTTTCAATAAATATCCAGATGGAGAATTTGTTGAAGATTACTCATTTGCAGAGTTTAACTTTGCTCCGAATGAAGAAGAAAAATTGAAAGTTTATGAATCGCTTAAAACAAAATACCCGGATAGTGAAAAACTAAGCAACATAAGCAACGATTTAGTTTATTCTTTGGCAAGAGCAGGGAAGTTTAAAGAAGCCTATGATTTTGTAATTTCTAATCTAAATAAAGTTCATCCATTTTATTATCAGTACACCGTCAATAAAATGATTGAAGCAGAAGCCGATCCTAAATTAGCATTACAATTTGCTGAAGTGGGTGTTAAACAAGCGAAATTAAATTTGGAAGAACCATATGTAGAAAAAAATCCAAGCGAAACAATTAAAGAGTGGGAAAACGGCAGAGCATATTATCTCGGTCTAAATCAATACAGATACGGTATTCTTCTTGCAGCAAATGAGTCTAAAAATGAAGCCGAAAAAGTTCTAGCGCAAGCGATTGAAAACACGGATAAATTATACGGCGATCAAGATCTAAGAAATTATTATGCGAATTTATTAGTTGGTCTTGGCGAAAACAAAAAAGCACTTGATGCAATCAGCAAATTTATCGAAGAAGGAAACGGTTCATCCGAGCTTCAAGCTAATCTTAAAACAGCTTACATTGCCGATAAAGGAAGCGAAGAAGGATATGATCAATTCCTCAGTCAATTTATTTCCGCAGCAGAAACAGAAATGCTAAATGATCTCAAATCTAAAATGATAAACGATCCGGCTCCTGCATTTACTCTTAAAGATTTGGATGGTAATACTGTTTCACTTTCTGATTATAAAGGAAAAACAGTTCTAGTAGACTTTTGGGCAACGTGGTGCGGTCCTTGTTTAAGTTCATTCCCGGGATTAAAAACCGCCGTTCAAAATTACCAAGACGATGAATCTGTAGTATTCTTGTTTGTAAATACTTGGGAGCGTGTTGATAACAAAGAAGAAAACGCGCGTAATTTTGTTAAAGAGAGTAATTATCCATTTCACGTATTGCTGGACTTAGATAATGAAGTAATTACTCAATATAAAGTTGATGGAATTCCAATCAAGTTTATTATTGGTCCCGACCAAAATATTAAATTCAAGAGTGTCGGCTTTAGCGGCAACTTAGATCAAATGGTAAAAGAAATTGAAATGATGATTGATCTTGCGAAAGGGTGA
- a CDS encoding 4Fe-4S binding protein has translation MMYVTDECIDCSACVDECEQNAIYQAGEEFQLNGETQAPLSDDHTFIVNELCNECKSCIEVCAVDAIEER, from the coding sequence ATGATGTACGTAACAGATGAATGCATAGACTGTTCAGCTTGTGTGGATGAATGTGAACAAAACGCTATTTACCAGGCAGGTGAAGAGTTTCAATTGAACGGTGAAACTCAAGCTCCACTTTCTGATGATCATACATTCATAGTTAATGAACTATGCAACGAATGTAAGTCATGTATAGAAGTTTGTGCAGTAGATGCAATTGAAGAAAGATAA
- a CDS encoding HAMP domain-containing sensor histidine kinase, which yields MVGLAALAYFPSVILAVEASLWDVAIIDTVAYAIVIFLYMKKPMNTHIKSTILVSVLYILAIMLLFVLGSSGAGYLWLFFLPIVASVFMKQIYAYSFLVLNVIILILFGILRYTGIYTPISLGEFSLEIWIIIIVNFATLNAFTVFAFLLLINGLTKTIESEREVIKELQTKSDELKIAKRNAEKADSLKSEFLAQMSHEIRTPINTILSFSYLIKEDIKENRLENIDEYFSSIERGSSRVIRTIDLILNLSELQSGTYEPKIEKIDLQKDVINGLYSEFLVKAKKQNLQLILKSDSSKKYFVNADLYTTTQIFANLIDNAIKYTLKGEVKIFLSENDKKVIVDIIDSGIGMSKEFQKNLFEPFSQEESGYTRKFEGTGLGLALVKKYCEVNNVEISVESIKGKGTIFSISFPNPLIE from the coding sequence ATGGTGGGATTAGCTGCCTTGGCTTACTTTCCCAGTGTTATTTTAGCCGTTGAAGCAAGTCTTTGGGATGTGGCAATTATCGATACAGTTGCATATGCAATCGTAATATTTCTATACATGAAGAAACCGATGAACACTCATATCAAATCCACAATATTGGTTTCGGTTCTTTACATCCTTGCGATCATGCTTCTGTTTGTTCTCGGATCATCTGGTGCCGGTTATTTATGGTTATTCTTTTTACCTATTGTTGCTTCTGTCTTTATGAAACAAATCTATGCTTATTCTTTCCTTGTACTTAATGTAATTATTTTAATATTGTTTGGGATTCTTCGTTACACTGGGATTTATACACCGATCTCGTTGGGAGAATTTTCCCTCGAAATATGGATTATTATTATTGTCAACTTTGCTACACTAAATGCATTCACGGTATTTGCCTTTTTACTATTAATTAACGGATTAACAAAAACAATTGAAAGTGAAAGAGAGGTAATAAAAGAATTACAAACAAAATCGGATGAATTGAAAATTGCTAAACGAAATGCGGAAAAAGCAGATTCTCTTAAATCCGAATTTCTTGCACAAATGTCGCATGAAATAAGAACACCGATAAATACTATACTTAGTTTCAGTTATTTAATTAAGGAAGATATAAAAGAAAACAGATTGGAAAATATCGATGAATACTTTTCTTCAATTGAGAGAGGAAGTTCAAGAGTAATAAGAACGATAGATTTAATTTTGAATTTATCGGAATTGCAATCAGGTACATATGAACCCAAAATCGAAAAAATAGATTTGCAGAAAGATGTAATTAACGGGCTTTATTCTGAATTTTTGGTAAAAGCCAAAAAACAAAATTTGCAATTAATTTTAAAATCTGATTCAAGCAAAAAATATTTTGTAAACGCTGATTTATACACAACAACTCAAATATTTGCCAACCTAATTGATAACGCAATTAAATATACGCTTAAAGGTGAAGTAAAAATTTTTTTATCTGAAAATGATAAGAAAGTTATTGTGGATATAATTGACTCCGGAATCGGAATGTCAAAAGAATTTCAAAAAAATCTCTTCGAACCATTTTCTCAGGAAGAATCGGGTTATACTAGAAAGTTTGAAGGTACGGGATTGGGTTTAGCGTTAGTTAAAAAATATTGTGAAGTAAATAATGTTGAAATCTCGGTTGAAAGTATAAAGGGAAAAGGGACGATATTTAGTATAAGTTTTCCGAATCCCTTAATTGAATAA
- a CDS encoding sulfite exporter TauE/SafE family protein, with amino-acid sequence MLEEIILIGLIIFLAAFNQGLTGFGFALTSIPLLSMVVGIKEAIPLAALCGFVVNIYLTIQLKSHINFSDIKFLLFGSVMGIPLGVFFLSEADENLILKLLALVILLFVLINIAPFIKPFKLTNKWGIFFGFFSGMLGGAFNTNGPPILIYFYLKDWDKFKQKASITGFFIVTSTLIVSSHAISGFTTQLVITHAAYALPFLVTGLLLGSFTFPKISSKFYRKLILLFLTTMSLVLLIQ; translated from the coding sequence TTGCTCGAAGAAATAATTCTCATCGGATTAATAATTTTCCTTGCTGCTTTTAATCAAGGGTTGACCGGTTTCGGTTTTGCATTAACATCTATTCCGTTATTAAGTATGGTGGTTGGAATTAAAGAAGCGATTCCACTTGCAGCGCTTTGCGGATTTGTTGTTAACATTTATCTCACTATCCAACTTAAATCTCATATCAATTTCTCCGATATCAAATTTTTACTTTTTGGTTCTGTTATGGGAATTCCGCTTGGTGTTTTCTTTCTTTCGGAAGCTGATGAGAATTTGATATTGAAGTTACTTGCTCTGGTTATTTTGCTGTTTGTACTTATTAACATCGCACCGTTTATAAAACCATTTAAATTAACCAACAAGTGGGGAATATTTTTCGGATTCTTCTCCGGTATGTTAGGTGGAGCTTTTAATACTAACGGTCCGCCTATTTTAATTTATTTCTATCTAAAAGATTGGGATAAATTCAAACAGAAAGCTTCGATTACGGGATTTTTTATAGTCACATCTACACTAATTGTATCATCTCATGCGATAAGCGGATTTACGACTCAGCTTGTTATTACACATGCAGCTTATGCACTTCCGTTCTTAGTTACTGGTTTGTTGCTTGGATCATTCACTTTCCCAAAAATTTCTTCAAAGTTTTATAGAAAACTCATCCTATTATTTTTAACAACAATGAGTTTGGTATTACTTATACAATAA